A genomic segment from Micromonospora echinaurantiaca encodes:
- a CDS encoding GNAT family N-acetyltransferase, which translates to MADHGDPPRLEVRGLRPDERRLAGGLVARAMRDNPTTLAMCGADPFDRLAHMQPIWTAFFHRPPGPAVGAFHRGCLVGVAGATPPGACVGSTYGPRAAQVAGGPEPPPGDPGRADYVQATYAVNDLPEPHWHLGPVAVEPGFQGRGVGARLVRELTAVLDADGHDGWCETDTEANVRFYQALGWQVVRTVRVIGIPLWFLQRPGRRPAPAPAAPASAARRTDPDPATPGR; encoded by the coding sequence ATGGCTGACCACGGCGACCCGCCCCGGTTGGAGGTCCGTGGCCTGCGCCCCGACGAGCGCCGGCTGGCCGGCGGGCTGGTCGCCCGGGCGATGCGGGACAACCCCACCACGCTGGCGATGTGCGGCGCCGACCCGTTCGACCGGCTGGCGCACATGCAACCGATCTGGACCGCCTTCTTCCACCGGCCGCCGGGCCCGGCGGTCGGCGCCTTCCACCGCGGCTGCCTGGTCGGCGTCGCCGGGGCCACCCCGCCGGGCGCCTGCGTCGGCAGCACCTACGGCCCGCGCGCCGCCCAGGTGGCGGGCGGGCCGGAGCCGCCGCCCGGTGACCCGGGCCGCGCCGACTACGTGCAGGCGACGTACGCGGTCAACGACCTGCCGGAGCCGCACTGGCACCTCGGGCCGGTGGCGGTGGAGCCCGGGTTCCAGGGCCGGGGCGTCGGCGCGCGGTTGGTACGCGAGCTGACCGCCGTGCTGGACGCCGACGGGCACGACGGCTGGTGCGAGACCGACACCGAAGCCAACGTGCGGTTCTACCAGGCGCTCGGTTGGCAGGTGGTGCGCACCGTGCGGGTCATCGGGATTCCGCTGTGGTTCCTGCAGCGGCCGGGGCGGCGTCCGGCGCCGGCGCCGGCGGCACCAGCGTCCGCAGCTCGGCGAACGGATCCAGACCCAGCGACACCCGGCCGATGA
- a CDS encoding NAD(P)H-dependent oxidoreductase, with amino-acid sequence MTSVDSGPVPFTVLVGNPRPRSRTRGVVLTAAELLRERLAETGVGLAAPTLVDLAELPAGLIVAEDRCTAVREAYAAVTGAALLLVASPTYKGSYTGLLKLFLDLLPRHGLAGTVAVPMMTAADRGHRHAVESYLRPLLVALGAAVPTAGLSVLESEFGAVERVLSAWSAGATPALGGLLDRRSRPLLSRA; translated from the coding sequence ATGACGTCTGTCGACAGTGGCCCGGTCCCGTTCACCGTCCTGGTCGGCAACCCGCGGCCCCGGTCGCGCACCCGGGGCGTGGTGCTGACGGCGGCGGAGCTGCTGCGCGAGCGGCTGGCCGAGACCGGGGTCGGGTTGGCCGCACCGACCCTGGTCGACCTCGCCGAGCTGCCGGCCGGGCTGATCGTGGCCGAGGACCGGTGCACCGCGGTGCGCGAGGCGTACGCGGCGGTGACCGGCGCGGCGCTGCTGCTGGTCGCCTCGCCCACCTACAAGGGCAGCTACACCGGGCTGCTGAAGCTCTTCCTTGACCTGCTGCCCCGGCACGGCCTGGCCGGCACGGTGGCGGTGCCGATGATGACCGCCGCCGACCGCGGCCACCGGCACGCGGTGGAGAGCTACCTGCGCCCGCTGCTGGTCGCGCTCGGGGCGGCGGTGCCCACCGCGGGGCTGTCCGTGCTGGAGTCGGAGTTCGGCGCCGTCGAGCGGGTGCTGTCGGCCTGGTCGGCCGGGGCGACGCCGGCGCTCGGCGGGTTGCTGGACCGGCGCTCGCGCCCGCTGCTCAGCCGCGCCTGA
- a CDS encoding HAD family hydrolase: MPEPVSFARDVLPLFRELDLEMPHAFDLSDHADVCAWAEAIHERLADGSMPCDAPWPDEDVALFRRWIDEGQHP; the protein is encoded by the coding sequence GTGCCGGAGCCGGTGAGTTTCGCCAGGGACGTGCTGCCGCTCTTCCGCGAGCTGGACCTCGAGATGCCGCACGCCTTCGACCTGTCCGACCACGCCGACGTCTGCGCGTGGGCCGAGGCCATCCACGAGCGCCTCGCGGACGGTTCGATGCCGTGCGACGCGCCGTGGCCGGACGAGGACGTGGCACTGTTCCGCCGCTGGATCGACGAGGGCCAACACCCCTGA
- a CDS encoding carbamoyltransferase N-terminal domain-containing protein yields the protein MSAPLICGLKMTHDGGFAIVEGDRLLLSVEAEKLENRERHATFNRSADIAARLRDAGVSPADLTSVVIDGWARGRENESWVEVIDDAGTARPVEVAGYDDAPADSPRLLAGRVGTSPLFGPTPTPFRSFSHATDHAFASYCTSDFAARDEPALMLVWDGGMAPNLYHYDPRRRTVRAYGPVAEVSGGIYPIFASHFGPFRVDHSRRLASNPGPGMEALLPVSGKAMAYASLDPPSEEAVKLMEGVTAAMLPIDRAIKSYGWSRRVQQEAAALGLSDAALLASFQEHLFRVLVDGLKQKLAELPELDGLPICLSGGCALNIKWNAGLRASGLFADVWVPPFPNDAGSAIGAACVEMIRSTGRSALRWSVFAGPPVTPTRRTPAGWSSRPCEIEELAKLLEGQGEPVVVVHGPAELGPRALGHRSIIAPATSAAMKDRLNAMKGREWYRPVAPICLQDRAPEVFSPGTRDPYMLFDHSVRPEWKDRIPAVVHLDGSARLQTVDADNPTMHRLLTAYERLTGVPVLCNTSANFKGSGFFPDAASAMRWGQARYVWSEGVLHWTDAAPAAG from the coding sequence ATGTCTGCACCCCTGATCTGCGGGCTCAAGATGACCCACGACGGCGGCTTCGCAATCGTGGAGGGCGACCGCCTGCTGCTCTCGGTCGAGGCGGAGAAGCTGGAGAACCGGGAACGGCACGCCACCTTCAACCGCTCCGCCGACATCGCCGCGCGGCTGCGCGACGCCGGGGTCTCCCCGGCCGACCTGACCAGTGTGGTCATCGACGGCTGGGCCCGGGGCCGGGAGAACGAGAGCTGGGTCGAGGTGATCGACGACGCCGGCACCGCCCGGCCGGTCGAGGTGGCCGGCTACGACGACGCGCCGGCGGACTCACCCCGGCTGCTCGCCGGCCGGGTCGGCACCAGCCCGCTCTTCGGCCCGACGCCGACGCCGTTCCGCAGCTTCAGCCACGCCACCGACCACGCCTTCGCCAGCTACTGCACCAGCGACTTCGCCGCCCGGGACGAGCCGGCGCTGATGCTGGTCTGGGACGGCGGGATGGCGCCGAACCTCTACCACTACGACCCCCGGCGGCGGACGGTGCGCGCGTACGGCCCGGTGGCGGAGGTCTCCGGCGGCATCTACCCGATCTTCGCGTCGCACTTCGGCCCGTTCCGGGTCGACCACTCGCGGCGGCTCGCGTCCAACCCCGGCCCGGGCATGGAGGCGCTGCTCCCGGTCTCCGGCAAGGCGATGGCGTACGCCTCGCTCGACCCGCCGTCGGAGGAGGCCGTCAAGCTGATGGAGGGCGTCACGGCGGCGATGCTGCCGATCGACCGGGCCATCAAGTCGTACGGGTGGAGCCGCCGGGTGCAGCAGGAGGCCGCCGCACTGGGGCTCTCCGACGCCGCGCTGCTCGCCTCCTTCCAGGAACACCTGTTCCGGGTGCTCGTCGACGGGCTCAAGCAGAAGCTCGCCGAGCTGCCCGAGCTGGACGGCCTGCCGATCTGCCTCTCCGGCGGCTGCGCCCTGAACATCAAGTGGAACGCCGGGCTGCGGGCCAGCGGCCTCTTCGCCGACGTCTGGGTGCCGCCGTTCCCCAACGACGCGGGCTCGGCGATCGGCGCGGCCTGCGTGGAGATGATCCGCAGCACCGGGCGGTCCGCGCTGCGCTGGTCCGTCTTCGCCGGCCCGCCAGTGACGCCGACCCGGCGGACGCCGGCCGGCTGGTCCAGCCGCCCCTGCGAGATCGAGGAGCTGGCCAAGCTTCTGGAGGGGCAGGGCGAGCCGGTGGTCGTGGTGCACGGGCCGGCCGAGCTGGGCCCCCGGGCGCTCGGGCACCGCAGCATCATCGCCCCGGCCACCAGTGCGGCCATGAAGGACCGGCTCAACGCCATGAAGGGGCGGGAGTGGTACCGGCCGGTGGCCCCGATCTGCCTCCAGGACCGGGCGCCGGAGGTGTTCAGCCCCGGCACCCGGGATCCGTACATGCTCTTCGACCACTCCGTCCGTCCGGAGTGGAAGGACCGGATCCCGGCGGTGGTGCACCTCGACGGCAGCGCTCGGCTGCAGACCGTGGACGCCGACAACCCGACGATGCACCGGCTGCTGACCGCGTACGAGCGGCTCACCGGCGTCCCGGTGCTCTGCAACACCAGCGCCAACTTCAAGGGCTCGGGCTTCTTCCCGGACGCGGCCTCTGCGATGCGCTGGGGCCAGGCCCGCTACGTCTGGTCCGAGGGCGTGCTGCACTGGACCGACGCGGCGCCCGCCGCCGGCTGA